In Xenorhabdus ishibashii, the following are encoded in one genomic region:
- a CDS encoding Gfo/Idh/MocA family oxidoreductase yields the protein MIKPRRVLIVGSKFGELYLNAFLQSQPDLELVGILAQGSPRSQQLARDFNVPLFRSPDELPDDIDIACVVIRAEVFGGKGDQLTQALLARGISVIQEHPLDAEAIKRHQSAANKYNVMFWVNSFYSQCHAGRSWLHAAHQISQLSQQHPISGYLTTSRQLLFSALDLLLQACHCPEQIEVAYMGQRNSVFHGFELRFAGTTIALDVQSYLDPRDPDMHNLAMHKMTLIWPAGYLTQEASYGPVIWTPVLHAPNHLNNEQSLYLNVSQPEGAYLHQATSHILCPATPNWMTAFECDGAEGVAWLLNTLSSVLNGALCPPAFSYDYQLRLAGLWQQILRMMGEPVNQDLQPPVWIDPVQLMLPVDNH from the coding sequence ATGATAAAGCCACGGCGGGTTCTGATTGTCGGTTCAAAATTTGGTGAACTGTATCTTAATGCGTTTCTACAGTCTCAACCAGATCTGGAACTGGTCGGGATCTTAGCGCAAGGAAGCCCTCGTTCGCAGCAACTTGCCCGCGATTTCAATGTGCCCCTATTCCGCTCACCGGATGAATTACCGGATGATATCGATATTGCCTGCGTGGTCATACGTGCAGAAGTGTTCGGCGGCAAAGGCGATCAATTAACCCAAGCATTATTGGCACGTGGTATTTCTGTTATTCAGGAACACCCTCTTGATGCCGAAGCGATCAAAAGACATCAGTCAGCCGCTAACAAATATAACGTTATGTTTTGGGTAAACAGTTTTTACAGCCAATGCCATGCTGGCAGAAGCTGGTTACATGCGGCGCACCAGATCAGTCAGTTATCACAGCAACACCCGATAAGTGGCTATCTGACAACCAGCCGCCAGTTACTGTTTTCCGCACTTGATCTGTTGTTACAGGCTTGTCATTGCCCGGAACAGATTGAGGTTGCCTATATGGGACAACGAAATAGTGTGTTTCATGGTTTTGAATTGCGCTTTGCAGGGACAACCATAGCGCTAGACGTTCAATCTTATCTGGATCCCAGAGATCCCGATATGCACAATCTTGCTATGCATAAGATGACGCTAATTTGGCCGGCGGGATATCTTACGCAGGAAGCCAGCTATGGACCCGTGATCTGGACACCGGTTCTTCATGCCCCGAACCATCTGAATAATGAACAAAGCCTTTACCTGAATGTCAGTCAGCCGGAAGGTGCTTATCTGCATCAGGCAACATCCCATATTCTTTGTCCGGCAACGCCAAATTGGATGACTGCATTTGAGTGTGATGGCGCCGAAGGTGTGGCATGGCTACTAAATACCTTGAGTTCAGTATTGAATGGCGCACTCTGCCCCCCTGCTTTTAGCTACGACTACCAATTGCGATTGGCAGGCTTGTGGCAACAAATATTACGCATGATGGGAGAGCCAGTTAATCAGGATTTACAGCCCCCAGTCTGGATTGATCCCGTTCAATTGATGCTACCTGTTGATAACCATTAA
- a CDS encoding thioesterase domain-containing protein, protein MIRPCLTPRGEPKYTLLICPFAGGSSSAFRQWSALENPDIAVSLVIYPGRDSRMQEHAVTSITPLAQSLADVIRSLAPAQRENLILAGHRMGAQVAFETCRYLEQYHCAPKALVLSGCHAPHLQSRRQLSGLPDHEFIEQLIDIGGCSPILREDPGLLALFLPMLRADFFATERYYHAIQTDSVKLQTPTLLLYGNEDKEASALEVQQWHHWLASDKQNLAYCCQEIAGDHFYITQKPQSFIHHMTQFMQYVYSKEFA, encoded by the coding sequence ATGATCCGCCCGTGTCTGACACCTCGTGGCGAACCCAAATACACTCTGTTAATCTGCCCCTTTGCCGGAGGCAGCAGTAGCGCATTCCGCCAATGGTCTGCACTGGAAAATCCAGATATTGCCGTTTCGCTGGTGATTTACCCCGGGCGTGACAGCCGTATGCAGGAACATGCTGTTACCAGCATTACGCCATTGGCTCAGTCACTTGCTGATGTGATCAGATCATTGGCTCCCGCACAAAGAGAGAACCTGATACTGGCCGGCCACAGGATGGGCGCTCAGGTCGCTTTTGAAACCTGCCGATACCTTGAACAATATCACTGTGCCCCCAAAGCATTGGTACTTTCGGGATGTCATGCCCCCCATCTTCAATCCCGCCGCCAACTGAGTGGATTGCCTGATCATGAATTCATTGAACAACTGATTGATATCGGCGGTTGCAGCCCGATTTTACGAGAAGATCCTGGACTACTTGCCCTGTTTTTACCCATGTTACGGGCTGATTTTTTTGCTACAGAACGCTATTACCACGCTATTCAGACTGATTCAGTAAAATTACAAACACCCACATTGTTGCTTTATGGCAACGAAGATAAAGAGGCTTCCGCTCTGGAAGTTCAGCAGTGGCATCACTGGCTTGCAAGTGACAAGCAAAATCTTGCGTATTGCTGCCAAGAGATTGCCGGCGATCATTTTTATATTACGCAAAAACCGCAGAGTTTTATTCATCATATGACCCAATTTATGCAATATGTTTATTCAAAGGAGTTCGCATAA
- a CDS encoding salicylate synthase codes for MTPNYLWNGKTLDQQLAGWSSIWGDKTALIYQEQRLTYHELHQSAERLASGLYHRGIRRGDNVMVQLPNRISFVITCFALFRLGAHPVLLMPTQRAHDVHALCQIARPVAYIIPDCIHGFDYREMAREVAASCDELKHIIVDGEAEEFTPFASIEEEPLNVPGPGYGDIAVLLLSGGTTGTPKLIPRTHDAYTYDFVLSARLCSIDTESVYLAVLPVAHNFTLGSPGILGTLSQGGCVLLSDTASCDEAMPLIEQYKVTHVALVPALARLWEQARDWEQSDLSSLYCLQVGGGRLTPELAEQVIARLAPLQQVFGTAEGLLCYTRLDDPDEVVINTQGRPLSEEDEIKIVDINLQPVASGEVGELITRGPYTITGYYRAEQHNTVAFTPDGFYRTGDLVRIRPDGNLIVEGRIKEQINRSGEKISTQEVETLLLQHPDIDDAVVIAVPDELLGERICACLPKSINQPDPAQMQAFLHQKGVQRHKIPDQWLFVAYWPLTAVGKIDKRQLVQMAQAENNNLMQQYHEQTVTITSNPLDLVTRLLADNDAQPCMLYEIKGEWSLGIGCAATISADASGQLVDSQGNRHPYDINTLSQKLEQTLNALPIKDWRAYGKTLFEFSHMTYGIPLKPSLEQQNEALIKITIPQHELRITQGKVLIRTLEEEQVSILSEKIKRADQLGTPTFPHTKAMEIINTADAAKNYQDSVANAVKDITAGHYQKVILSRKVELGSNIDITHSYWLGRQANTPARSFFLRDGDFSAYGFSPETVVEADGSGWVNTQPLAGTRALTHNKEQDQKLRADLLSDPKEISEHAVSVKLALEELAPICQPETLCASEFMAIRERGSVQHLASRVKGLLQADKNRWDAFIALFPAVTASGIPKKPSLQAISRYEGEPRRLYSGCVMLLNSTGKLDAALVLRSLYQHKGRCWLQAGAGLVRDSRPEREWQETCEKLECIMKYVRPHSGQKD; via the coding sequence ATGACGCCAAACTATCTTTGGAATGGCAAAACGCTGGATCAGCAGCTTGCCGGATGGTCCAGTATTTGGGGAGATAAAACCGCGTTGATTTATCAAGAACAGCGACTAACTTACCATGAACTCCATCAATCTGCGGAGAGGTTAGCAAGCGGATTGTATCATCGTGGAATACGCCGTGGTGATAACGTTATGGTGCAACTACCTAACCGTATCTCCTTTGTTATCACCTGTTTTGCCTTGTTTAGGTTAGGGGCTCATCCCGTATTATTAATGCCTACCCAACGGGCACATGATGTTCATGCGCTGTGCCAGATTGCACGTCCGGTGGCTTATATTATTCCCGATTGTATCCACGGTTTTGATTATCGAGAAATGGCGCGGGAAGTTGCAGCATCTTGTGACGAACTTAAACATATTATCGTGGACGGAGAGGCAGAAGAATTTACCCCATTCGCCTCCATTGAGGAGGAACCGCTCAATGTTCCTGGTCCAGGTTATGGCGATATTGCCGTGTTGTTACTTTCCGGAGGAACAACGGGTACACCAAAATTAATCCCGCGTACCCACGATGCTTACACCTATGATTTTGTACTTTCAGCTCGCCTGTGCTCAATCGACACTGAAAGTGTTTATTTAGCGGTATTGCCTGTTGCCCATAACTTTACTCTAGGCAGTCCTGGGATTCTGGGCACCCTTTCTCAGGGAGGATGTGTGCTTCTGAGTGACACCGCCAGTTGTGATGAAGCTATGCCATTGATAGAGCAGTATAAGGTGACTCATGTGGCACTAGTGCCGGCTCTTGCCCGACTCTGGGAACAGGCGCGCGATTGGGAACAAAGCGACCTTTCATCCCTGTACTGCTTACAAGTCGGTGGTGGCAGGCTCACACCGGAACTGGCAGAACAGGTCATCGCACGCCTTGCTCCTTTACAGCAGGTATTTGGTACAGCGGAAGGGTTGCTTTGCTATACCCGACTGGACGATCCTGATGAAGTCGTTATTAACACCCAAGGGCGCCCACTATCAGAAGAAGATGAGATCAAAATTGTTGATATCAATCTGCAACCTGTTGCATCTGGTGAAGTAGGTGAACTGATTACACGAGGCCCCTATACCATTACAGGATATTACCGTGCAGAACAGCATAATACCGTCGCCTTCACCCCTGATGGATTTTACCGAACTGGTGATCTGGTTCGCATCAGACCAGATGGCAACCTGATCGTTGAGGGACGGATTAAAGAGCAAATTAACCGCAGTGGTGAAAAAATTTCAACACAAGAAGTTGAAACATTGCTGCTGCAACATCCAGATATTGATGACGCTGTTGTCATCGCGGTTCCTGATGAACTCTTGGGTGAACGTATTTGTGCTTGCTTGCCAAAGAGCATCAATCAACCCGATCCTGCACAAATGCAAGCATTTTTGCACCAGAAAGGTGTTCAGCGGCATAAAATCCCTGACCAATGGTTATTTGTGGCATATTGGCCATTAACTGCGGTAGGAAAAATCGACAAACGCCAGTTAGTACAGATGGCACAAGCAGAAAATAACAACCTGATGCAACAATATCATGAACAGACGGTGACGATTACCAGCAATCCGTTAGATCTGGTTACCCGCTTGCTTGCCGATAATGATGCACAACCTTGTATGCTCTACGAAATAAAAGGTGAATGGTCATTGGGAATAGGCTGCGCTGCAACCATAAGTGCAGATGCATCGGGACAATTGGTTGATTCACAGGGCAATCGCCATCCATACGATATCAATACACTCAGCCAAAAACTTGAGCAAACGCTCAACGCTCTTCCGATTAAAGACTGGCGCGCTTATGGCAAAACATTATTCGAATTTTCCCATATGACGTATGGGATACCATTAAAGCCATCATTAGAACAACAAAATGAAGCGCTGATAAAAATCACTATTCCACAGCATGAATTACGTATAACTCAAGGGAAAGTTCTGATACGGACGCTTGAAGAAGAGCAAGTCTCTATATTGAGCGAGAAAATCAAGCGAGCTGATCAATTAGGCACACCGACTTTCCCACATACAAAAGCGATGGAAATTATCAACACAGCAGACGCTGCAAAAAATTATCAAGACAGCGTTGCCAATGCGGTTAAGGATATTACCGCGGGTCACTACCAAAAAGTGATCCTGTCACGCAAAGTTGAGCTTGGCTCAAATATTGATATAACACACAGTTACTGGTTAGGCCGTCAGGCTAATACACCAGCCCGCTCTTTTTTCTTACGTGATGGCGATTTTTCTGCTTACGGTTTCAGCCCAGAAACCGTCGTTGAAGCAGATGGTTCGGGTTGGGTTAATACCCAGCCGTTGGCAGGCACCCGAGCATTGACACATAACAAGGAGCAAGATCAGAAACTGCGAGCCGATTTACTTTCTGATCCGAAAGAGATTTCCGAACATGCTGTTTCGGTAAAACTGGCATTAGAAGAATTAGCGCCGATTTGTCAGCCAGAAACGCTTTGTGCATCAGAATTTATGGCTATTCGTGAACGGGGTTCGGTACAACATTTGGCATCACGGGTTAAAGGACTACTGCAAGCAGACAAAAATCGTTGGGATGCCTTTATTGCCTTATTTCCGGCGGTCACCGCTTCAGGGATACCGAAAAAACCTTCTTTACAAGCTATATCTCGTTATGAAGGTGAACCACGCCGGCTTTATAGTGGTTGTGTCATGCTTCTGAATAGCACCGGTAAACTGGATGCCGCGCTGGTACTACGTTCTCTCTATCAGCATAAAGGACGCTGTTGGCTCCAGGCGGGAGCAGGCTTGGTCAGAGATTCAAGGCCAGAAAGAGAATGGCAAGAAACCTGTGAAAAACTTGAATGCATTATGAAATATGTTCGCCCACATTCCGGTCAAAAAGACTAA
- a CDS encoding putative hemolysin, with protein MLLKRGITLVKLLLVATLLAGCSGHQAETSSSRYKHYQYSDLGIYLSKDASESCSDAGGILALTKQLNGHQVPVCQLANGRRCNEQALLDGGCASF; from the coding sequence ATGTTGTTAAAGCGGGGAATTACCCTTGTCAAATTATTGCTGGTGGCAACGCTATTGGCGGGTTGCAGTGGTCATCAAGCCGAAACTTCATCAAGCCGTTACAAACATTATCAATATTCAGATCTGGGTATTTATCTGAGTAAAGATGCCAGTGAAAGTTGTTCTGATGCAGGAGGAATTCTGGCACTAACCAAGCAATTGAATGGGCATCAAGTGCCTGTTTGCCAACTGGCGAATGGTCGTCGTTGTAATGAACAGGCTTTGTTGGATGGTGGATGTGCATCCTTCTGA
- a CDS encoding DMT family transporter: MNVWGYLFIAILSEVVATTMLKTADGFTRLVPSVVVVMGYCLSFWELSQVVKVMPLGVAYAVWSCLGIVLVSIAGIFLYQQKLDLPAIIGIFLIIAGVLVINLLSKSAGH; encoded by the coding sequence ATGAATGTATGGGGCTATTTGTTTATCGCGATTTTGTCTGAAGTGGTAGCGACAACAATGTTAAAAACTGCTGATGGATTTACTCGTTTAGTGCCGTCTGTTGTTGTGGTAATGGGATATTGCTTATCGTTTTGGGAGTTATCACAAGTGGTAAAAGTCATGCCCTTGGGGGTTGCTTATGCGGTTTGGTCTTGTCTTGGCATAGTGTTAGTCTCTATTGCAGGTATCTTTTTATACCAGCAAAAATTGGATTTACCGGCAATTATCGGTATTTTTCTTATTATCGCTGGTGTTTTAGTGATAAATTTGCTTTCTAAAAGTGCAGGGCATTGA
- a CDS encoding IS630 family transposase, which translates to MKKTLKHPRADLQARQVFIERISDYERAGRPIVYLDESGFAQSMPRQHGYSEKGLRCFGSHDWHAKGRINVIGAILENTFVTLSLFTENINADVFYAWMTQDLLPKLPHGTVIVMDNAPFHKRNDTAQAIADSRCQLEWLPAYSPDLNPIEHKWGGAKAIRRQKRCSVDELFTEHIEYVRL; encoded by the coding sequence ATAAAAAAAACGTTAAAACACCCTCGCGCTGATCTTCAGGCTCGTCAGGTATTTATCGAGCGCATCAGCGACTATGAGCGGGCTGGCAGGCCGATTGTGTATTTGGATGAAAGTGGTTTTGCTCAGTCGATGCCACGTCAACATGGCTATTCGGAAAAAGGGTTACGCTGTTTTGGTTCGCATGACTGGCACGCAAAAGGCCGTATCAACGTCATTGGTGCCATTCTCGAAAATACCTTCGTCACCTTAAGCTTGTTTACCGAGAATATTAATGCCGATGTTTTTTATGCGTGGATGACACAAGATTTGCTGCCAAAGCTTCCACACGGCACCGTGATAGTGATGGACAATGCGCCTTTCCATAAACGGAATGACACGGCACAAGCGATAGCAGACAGCAGATGTCAACTGGAATGGCTTCCCGCTTATAGTCCGGATTTGAACCCAATAGAACACAAATGGGGCGGAGCAAAAGCGATCAGGAGGCAAAAAAGATGTTCGGTTGATGAGTTGTTTACGGAGCATATTGAATATGTCAGGTTATGA
- a CDS encoding IS630 transposase-related protein — MGYSLDFRKRVLAYKDKHSLTFEQTSAHFEVSMRTLFRWCNQIEPCMTRNKPATKIPDAVLMADVQHFPDDYQWERAKRLGVSQSAIHYALKRLRITHKKNVKTPSR; from the coding sequence ATGGGCTACAGCTTAGATTTTCGAAAGAGAGTATTGGCATACAAAGACAAGCATTCGTTGACTTTTGAACAAACGAGTGCCCATTTTGAAGTCTCCATGCGCACCTTGTTCCGGTGGTGCAATCAGATAGAACCTTGCATGACCCGCAATAAACCTGCCACGAAAATCCCTGATGCAGTGCTCATGGCGGATGTCCAACACTTTCCCGATGACTATCAATGGGAAAGAGCAAAACGTTTAGGTGTCTCACAATCGGCTATTCATTATGCCTTGAAACGGCTTCGGATCACCCATAAAAAAAACGTTAAAACACCCTCGCGCTGA
- a CDS encoding phage tail protein — protein sequence MTTSTEQIANQYPLPNYRFLVSFGSEKIAFNNISGLEINHDVIEYKDGIGNYFKMPGQRHAVNITLRKGIFPKDTHLFTWMSSIQLNQVEKKDILISLTDDTGQKILMSWSVTNAFPTKLTIPSFDATSNEIAVEEISLTADMIKAHAP from the coding sequence ATGACCACATCTACAGAACAAATCGCCAATCAATATCCATTACCTAATTATCGTTTTTTAGTTTCATTTGGTAGTGAGAAAATTGCTTTTAATAATATTTCTGGTCTGGAAATTAACCATGATGTTATAGAGTATAAAGATGGAATTGGGAATTACTTTAAAATGCCTGGTCAACGCCATGCCGTTAACATTACTCTACGAAAAGGTATATTTCCTAAAGATACTCATCTTTTTACTTGGATGAGTTCCATTCAACTTAATCAAGTGGAGAAAAAAGATATTTTAATTAGTCTAACTGACGATACAGGACAAAAAATTTTAATGAGCTGGAGCGTCACAAATGCATTTCCAACTAAACTAACCATTCCTTCTTTTGATGCTACCAGTAACGAAATTGCTGTTGAAGAAATATCATTAACCGCAGATATGATAAAAGCCCACGCGCCATAA
- a CDS encoding phage tail sheath family protein — protein MLTNTYPGVQIKEVNETSLSVRTSATAVPVFAVNDKNTYLTEKYHRINNWLEYLALKGQNGLFDPSDPLDISLRAYFINGGGYAYLIKTLDLVTQVPKLDDVTLLVAAGEDIANAAGSLCIEGKGLFAIHDGPKKEITNTDKLADILKPYAQSQYAAVYYPWLTAKWGKNKSTINIPPSAVMAGVYASVDNSRGVWKAPANVAIQGGLQPQYSVTDDLQGIYNQGKALNMIRTFTNNGTLVWGARTLDDTDNWRYISVRRLFNSVERDIQNAMKAAVFETNSQPTWEQVRSSIDNYLHNLWQQGALVGTKPKEAYFVQIGQGITMSDDDIKQGKMIAKIGLAAVRPAEFIILQFTQDI, from the coding sequence ATGCTAACAAATACATATCCAGGCGTTCAGATCAAAGAGGTTAATGAAACGTCTCTCTCTGTACGGACAAGTGCAACAGCAGTGCCTGTTTTTGCTGTTAATGATAAGAATACATATCTTACAGAAAAGTACCATCGCATTAATAATTGGTTAGAATATTTAGCCTTAAAAGGACAAAATGGTTTATTTGATCCTAGCGACCCCCTTGATATCTCACTACGGGCTTATTTTATTAACGGTGGCGGATATGCCTACCTCATAAAAACATTAGATTTAGTAACACAAGTTCCAAAACTTGATGATGTTACATTGTTAGTGGCCGCAGGAGAAGATATTGCAAATGCTGCCGGAAGCCTTTGTATAGAGGGTAAAGGATTATTTGCCATTCATGATGGTCCCAAAAAAGAGATTACTAATACAGACAAACTGGCTGATATATTAAAGCCATATGCACAATCTCAGTATGCCGCAGTCTATTATCCCTGGTTAACGGCTAAATGGGGAAAAAATAAATCTACCATTAATATTCCTCCCAGTGCAGTTATGGCTGGTGTTTATGCGAGTGTTGATAACAGCCGAGGTGTTTGGAAAGCACCTGCCAATGTGGCTATTCAGGGCGGATTACAACCCCAATATTCAGTAACTGATGACCTACAGGGAATATATAACCAGGGTAAAGCGCTGAACATGATCCGTACCTTTACTAACAATGGCACTTTAGTTTGGGGAGCCCGTACATTAGATGATACGGATAACTGGCGCTATATCTCAGTTCGTCGCCTGTTTAATAGTGTTGAACGGGATATCCAAAATGCTATGAAAGCCGCAGTATTTGAAACCAACAGCCAGCCAACCTGGGAGCAAGTGCGTAGTAGCATTGACAATTATCTGCACAACCTATGGCAGCAAGGTGCTTTAGTTGGGACTAAACCCAAGGAAGCCTACTTTGTTCAGATTGGCCAGGGTATCACTATGTCTGATGACGATATCAAACAAGGCAAAATGATCGCTAAGATTGGTCTGGCTGCGGTACGCCCTGCCGAGTTTATTATCTTGCAATTTACACAAGATATTTAG
- a CDS encoding phage tail sheath C-terminal domain-containing protein — protein METIQPGIKITENVVSQRSNDVFMGIPIFIGYTQPPASGNIHDNIIIKLNDLTDFTQSFKPEGLMYYSIRHFFDNGGQQAYMLSLGNEKTQKDLQLIITELQQNWLKQAIAAENQITLLIVPDTAQFSQCSCANINASAWLQLWTAVLNLCKIRHGIMGLLDAPDNPRLAANCFKQLGEIPPNDRQWGAVYWPSLNTVYYENDSTDKTVVISPTAAVAAIIQRYDREKGAWVAPANVQLAKVINPTCSYAEAQQWIDINEEPLNLIRSFPGKGIRIWGCRTLYSQPDFNQPDFLLRYIQTRRQISYIETYITKLGQAFVFEPNNAITWMKFKGQTHNWLRQLWLKGGLRGTQQEHAFEVLLGIDESMTEADLRDGKMIMKIKLALLTPAEFIELNLTFDSEQYKAIKQGET, from the coding sequence ATGGAGACAATACAGCCAGGCATCAAAATAACAGAAAATGTGGTTTCACAGAGATCAAATGATGTATTCATGGGTATACCAATTTTTATTGGTTATACCCAACCACCAGCTAGTGGAAATATTCACGATAACATCATTATTAAGCTAAATGACCTGACTGATTTTACCCAGTCATTTAAACCAGAAGGATTGATGTATTATTCTATACGCCATTTCTTCGACAATGGAGGACAACAAGCTTATATGTTGTCATTGGGAAATGAAAAAACACAAAAAGATCTTCAATTAATTATCACCGAACTGCAACAAAATTGGCTTAAACAAGCTATTGCGGCAGAAAATCAAATCACACTGCTTATCGTGCCTGATACAGCTCAATTTAGTCAGTGCAGTTGCGCCAATATAAACGCAAGTGCCTGGTTACAACTTTGGACGGCAGTATTGAATCTCTGCAAGATTCGTCATGGCATCATGGGATTACTGGATGCACCGGATAACCCAAGACTAGCTGCTAATTGTTTTAAGCAATTAGGAGAAATTCCCCCAAATGATCGGCAATGGGGTGCTGTATATTGGCCGAGCTTGAATACTGTTTATTATGAAAACGATAGCACTGATAAAACTGTTGTCATTTCCCCCACAGCCGCGGTCGCTGCTATTATTCAACGTTATGACCGAGAAAAAGGTGCATGGGTAGCGCCAGCAAACGTCCAATTAGCCAAAGTCATTAATCCGACATGTTCTTATGCTGAAGCACAACAATGGATTGATATAAATGAAGAGCCATTAAATCTGATTCGTAGTTTTCCTGGCAAAGGCATTCGTATTTGGGGATGTCGCACACTGTACAGCCAACCAGATTTTAATCAACCCGATTTTCTCTTGCGCTATATCCAGACCAGACGTCAAATTTCCTATATCGAAACTTATATCACTAAACTAGGACAAGCCTTTGTATTTGAACCTAATAACGCGATCACTTGGATGAAATTTAAAGGTCAGACTCACAACTGGTTACGTCAATTATGGTTAAAAGGAGGGTTACGGGGAACCCAGCAAGAACACGCATTTGAAGTTTTACTGGGAATTGACGAATCAATGACTGAAGCTGATCTAAGAGATGGAAAAATGATAATGAAAATCAAGTTAGCGCTGTTAACGCCAGCAGAATTTATTGAACTGAATCTAACATTTGATTCCGAACAGTACAAAGCCATTAAACAGGGGGAAACATGA
- a CDS encoding phage tail protein: protein MMNPLTPSVSHRFIASFLFNNIPSPFDIAFQRISGLSRELKTTQHSQGGENIRNTWLAEKIQHKNVVLERGVMIITPLTLVFEHVLSEGKAIYADVVIMLLNEHSIPVTSWTLSNALPIRWSTGDLDANNNSILINSLELSYQDMIWLGVKI from the coding sequence ATGATGAATCCACTCACCCCTTCAGTGTCACATCGTTTTATTGCCAGTTTTCTCTTTAATAATATCCCCAGCCCTTTCGATATTGCTTTCCAACGTATCTCCGGCCTCAGTCGCGAATTGAAAACAACACAACACAGTCAAGGGGGAGAAAATATCAGAAATACCTGGTTGGCCGAAAAAATTCAGCATAAAAATGTCGTGTTGGAGCGTGGGGTGATGATCATCACCCCCCTGACATTAGTATTTGAGCATGTTCTAAGCGAAGGTAAGGCAATTTATGCCGATGTGGTCATCATGCTTCTGAATGAACACTCAATTCCTGTGACAAGCTGGACATTAAGTAATGCGCTGCCTATACGTTGGTCCACTGGTGATCTTGATGCCAACAACAATTCCATTTTGATCAATTCATTGGAATTAAGTTATCAGGATATGATCTGGTTAGGAGTAAAAATATGA
- a CDS encoding DUF5908 family protein translates to MTIEIKELIIQAKVIEPSSKELSSQTLSQRTLAQEKLDNARLIEVIKQEVLEALRESGRI, encoded by the coding sequence ATGACTATTGAAATTAAAGAATTGATTATCCAGGCCAAGGTGATCGAGCCTTCAAGTAAAGAGTTATCTTCACAAACCTTGTCCCAAAGGACATTAGCTCAAGAAAAGCTAGATAATGCTCGCTTAATTGAAGTCATAAAACAAGAGGTATTAGAAGCTTTACGTGAATCTGGGAGAATATGA